GAGCAGAAGTGGCTCGGAAAATCTTAGATGAAAATGGGTTATACAACGTAGCTGTAGAAGAAACACCAGGTCATTTATCAGACCATTATGATCCAACTGCCAAAACAGTTCGATTATCAACAGATAACTATTACGGTCATTCAGTTGCTGGTACAGCAGTTGCAGCACACGAAGTAGGACACGCAATTCAAGATGCAAAAGATTATAACTTTATGCGTATTCGTCATTCGTTAGTGCCAGTTGCGAACTTTGGATCGAATATTTCTTGGATATTTATTATGATCGGTATTTTTGCATCGATGGCTAACATGATATTTTTAGGTATCATTTTAATGGCAGCAGGTGTTGTGTTCCAACTTGTTACATTACCAGTTGAGTTTGATGCATCAAAGCGTGCGATGCATCAAATTGAAGCGTTAGGTATTGTATCAACAGATGAATATGGGCAAGCTCGTAAAGTATTAAATGCGGCAGCATTAACATATGTAGCAGCTGCAGCTGTAGCGGTATTTGAATTATTACGTCTCGTATTGATTTATACTGGTATGCAGCGTAGCGATGACTAAAGACTATCAATTTTGATAGTCTTTTTGTTTTATGAATTGAATTATATAATATATGGCAAGTAGCAATAATAGAAGTAATGTGGAAAGGTGGTGGGGCAAATGAAATATCCAAGTCATTTAGTAAAACAAGTGAAAGAACGTAGTGCTCCTTATCAGCTAGAAGGCTTTTTAAGTGGACAAGGTCCTGAAAATCCA
This Bacillus paramycoides DNA region includes the following protein-coding sequences:
- a CDS encoding zinc metallopeptidase, which produces MFYLIYFAIILIIPLYAQSKVRSAYSKYSQVYSTSGMTGAEVARKILDENGLYNVAVEETPGHLSDHYDPTAKTVRLSTDNYYGHSVAGTAVAAHEVGHAIQDAKDYNFMRIRHSLVPVANFGSNISWIFIMIGIFASMANMIFLGIILMAAGVVFQLVTLPVEFDASKRAMHQIEALGIVSTDEYGQARKVLNAAALTYVAAAAVAVFELLRLVLIYTGMQRSDD